A stretch of the Aegilops tauschii subsp. strangulata cultivar AL8/78 chromosome 4, Aet v6.0, whole genome shotgun sequence genome encodes the following:
- the LOC109742949 gene encoding uncharacterized protein: MSWSAGTPTFTALLPLPFPSPLSPMSPPMPSDLGARVPAATQTGDAAAGGCDGAVTTPPPAPTCPVCMEPWTCSGDHRICCIPCGHVYGRSCLERWLHRCGDDSAKCPQCGEQFEHNLIINLYAPGNLWDGCCRLQEVKAHCESELREVVAHSISMVQDVEARSKSRYDKLRAEVLEKSASMVAESERTQAEFQDNMSAETEAFRAGLVQKVSEMVTTWREEMATNLMRMKAQMKKMAEEDNATATDVIEFMERSFPQLSPISSLSAFAPAPAPAPVDSDNTRHGCNHPDELPLSLTLPGPGGAVKRRRG, translated from the exons ATGAGTTGGTCGGCTGGAACCCCCACATTTACTGCGCTGCTTCCGCTCCCATTCCCCTCCCCACTCTCCCCAATGTCTCCTCCGATGCCGTCCGATCTGGGAGCTAGGGTTCCGGCGGCCACGCAGACGGGGGATGCGGCAGCTGGAGGGTGCGACGGCGCGGTGAccacgccgccgccggcgcccacCTGCCCCGTCTGTATGGAGCCCTGGACCTGCAGCGGCGACCACCGCATCTG TTGCATTCCTTGCGGACATGTGTACGGCAGGTCATGTCTTGAGAGGTGGCTCCATCGTTGTGGCGATGACAGTGCGAAG TGCCCTCAGTGTGGCGAACAATTTGAACACAACCTTATTATCAACCTCTACGCTCCAGGAAATCTGTGGGATGGTTGTTGTCGTTTACAG GAAGTGAAAGCGCATTGCGAGTCTGAGCTTCGCGAGGTGGTGGCACATTCAATATCTATGGTGCAAGATGTGGAGGCGAGATCTAAGTCCAGGTACGATAAATTGAGGGCGGAGGTTCTCGAAAAATCTGCTAGTATGGTGGCAGAAAGTGAGAGGACGCAAGCAGAATTTCAAGACAATATGAGTGCAGAAACAGAGGCTTTCCGTGCTGGCTTGGTGCAGAAGGTATCTGAGATGGTGACAACTTGGAGGGAAGAAATGGCGACTAACCTGATGAGAATGAAGGCGCAGATGAAGAAGATGGCTGAAGAAGACAATGCAACGGCAACAGATGTGATAGAATTCATGGAGCGGAGTTTCCCGCAACTGTCACCGATTTCCAGCCTGAGTGCATttgctccggctccggctcctgCTCCTGTGGATTCTGATAACACAAGGCATGGCTGCAATCACCCAGATGAGCTGCCACTCTCCCTGACACTGCCTGGTCCTGGCGGTGCTGTGAAGAGAAGGCGGGGTTGA